Proteins from a genomic interval of Niabella soli DSM 19437:
- the ilvB gene encoding biosynthetic-type acetolactate synthase large subunit, whose protein sequence is METIQIKNKAKKQAKTKPAPAKAPKVIKRGTTLSGSQAVLEALIAEGVSTIFGYPGGAIMPIYDALYDYSNQLEHILVRHEQGGVHAAQGFARTSGKVGVAFATSGPGATNLVTGLADAQIDSTPIVCITGQVFAHLLGTDAFQETDVINVTMPVTKWNYQVTDATEIPSVLAKAFHIARSGRPGPVLVDITKNAQIQQFEYPGYQQCHHVRSYRPKPIIRKEYIAEAAKLINSAKKPFVIFGQGIILGQAEKEFKNFIEKGNLPAAWTIMGESALPTDHPLGVGMLGMHGNYGPNVLTNECDVLIAVGMRFDDRVTGRLDKYAKQAKVIHLDIDPAEIDKNVKTTVAVWGDCKETLPLLTKLIESKDHSKWQKQFKKYAKEELKECIEPEMHPGGDVMSMAEVVAALNELTKGDAIVVTDVGQHQMVACRYAKFNKTRSNITSGGLGTMGFGLPAAIGAKYGAPDRTVVAIIGDGGFQMTLQELGTIMQFGAEVKILILNNQFLGMVRQWQQLFNDKRYSFVNITSPDFVMLAKSYGIEGQSIDQRSELKTALKTMLDHKGSYLLEVMVGKENNVFPMVPQGSSVAEIRLK, encoded by the coding sequence ATGGAAACGATCCAGATAAAAAATAAAGCAAAAAAACAGGCAAAAACAAAACCCGCTCCGGCCAAAGCGCCGAAAGTAATAAAAAGAGGAACCACCCTTTCGGGAAGCCAGGCGGTGCTGGAGGCGCTCATCGCAGAAGGCGTTTCTACCATTTTCGGTTATCCCGGCGGCGCTATTATGCCTATTTACGATGCACTGTATGATTATTCCAATCAGTTAGAACATATCCTGGTGCGGCATGAACAGGGAGGCGTACACGCGGCACAGGGCTTTGCCCGCACCAGCGGAAAAGTAGGCGTAGCCTTTGCCACCAGCGGTCCCGGCGCCACCAACCTGGTAACTGGTTTGGCCGATGCGCAAATAGACTCCACTCCCATTGTTTGCATCACCGGCCAGGTTTTTGCACACCTGTTAGGCACGGATGCCTTCCAGGAAACCGATGTAATCAATGTAACCATGCCCGTGACCAAATGGAACTACCAGGTTACAGATGCAACAGAAATTCCATCTGTATTGGCAAAAGCCTTCCATATTGCACGGAGCGGGCGCCCCGGCCCTGTATTGGTAGACATTACCAAAAATGCGCAGATCCAGCAATTTGAATATCCTGGCTACCAGCAGTGCCACCATGTGCGCAGCTACCGGCCTAAGCCGATCATACGGAAAGAATATATTGCCGAAGCAGCAAAGCTGATTAACAGCGCCAAAAAGCCTTTTGTTATTTTCGGCCAGGGGATTATCCTGGGGCAGGCGGAAAAAGAATTCAAAAATTTTATTGAAAAAGGTAACCTGCCGGCGGCCTGGACCATCATGGGTGAAAGTGCCCTTCCCACCGACCATCCGCTGGGTGTAGGTATGCTGGGTATGCACGGGAATTATGGCCCTAATGTACTGACCAACGAATGTGACGTGTTGATTGCGGTAGGTATGCGATTTGATGATCGCGTAACCGGCCGGCTGGATAAATATGCCAAACAGGCTAAAGTGATCCACCTGGATATTGATCCTGCGGAAATTGATAAGAACGTAAAAACCACGGTTGCCGTTTGGGGTGATTGCAAGGAAACACTACCCTTGCTTACCAAACTGATCGAGTCAAAGGACCATTCAAAATGGCAGAAACAATTTAAAAAATATGCAAAGGAAGAACTAAAAGAATGCATTGAGCCTGAAATGCACCCCGGGGGGGATGTTATGTCGATGGCGGAAGTGGTAGCCGCGTTGAATGAACTGACCAAAGGCGATGCTATAGTTGTTACCGATGTGGGCCAACACCAGATGGTGGCCTGTCGCTATGCAAAATTCAATAAAACCCGCAGCAATATCACTTCCGGCGGCCTGGGAACCATGGGCTTCGGCTTACCGGCTGCTATTGGTGCCAAATACGGGGCACCGGACAGAACGGTAGTGGCAATTATAGGTGATGGTGGCTTCCAGATGACCTTACAGGAACTGGGCACTATAATGCAATTTGGTGCTGAGGTAAAGATCCTTATCCTGAACAACCAGTTCCTGGGAATGGTACGCCAGTGGCAGCAGTTGTTCAACGACAAACGCTATTCCTTTGTAAACATCACCAGCCCTGATTTTGTGATGCTCGCCAAATCCTACGGAATTGAAGGACAGTCGATCGATCAGCGTTCCGAGCTGAAAACAGCTTTAAAAACAATGCTCGATCATAAAGGTTCCTATTTGCTGGAAGTGATGGTGGGTAAAGAGAATAACGTATTTCCCATGGTACCCCAGGGTAGTAGTGTGGCCGAAATCAGGTTAAAATAA
- the ilvD gene encoding dihydroxy-acid dehydratase, translating into MTELNKYSRTITQDPTQPAAQAQLYAIGLTEEDLKKAQVGIVSMGYDGNPCNMHLNGLAQHVKDGVWQQGLVGLTFHTIGVSDGMSNGTDGMRYSLVSRDVIADSIETVCGAQYYDALITVPGCDKNMPGSLMAMGRLNRPAIMVYGGTIAPGHYKGQDLNIISAFEALGQKIAGQLDEADFKAIVQKSCPGAGACGGMYTANTMASAIEAMGMSLPYSSSNPALSEEKKKECEDAGRAIRLLLEKDIKPRDIMTRQAFENAMTVIMVLGGSTNAVLHLLAMARSVDIPLTQDDFQAVSDRIPVLADFKPSGKYLMEDLHKKGGVPAVMKYLLQKGLIDGSCLTVTGKTIAENLEAVPDLDFETQDIIHPLESPLKATGHLQILYGNLAEKGSVAKISGKEGEKFTGPARVFDGEKNLIAGISSGKVKAGDVVVIKNEGPKGAPGMPEMLKPTSAIIGAGLGKSVALITDGRFSGGTHGFVVGHINPEAYEGGLIGFVHDDDVIEIDAVNNTITLKVSDEEIAQRKAGWTKPPLKVNRGILYKYAKLVKDASQGCVTDED; encoded by the coding sequence ATGACAGAGCTGAACAAATACTCCCGGACGATTACACAGGATCCTACCCAGCCTGCTGCACAGGCACAGCTATATGCCATCGGCCTTACCGAAGAAGATCTGAAAAAAGCGCAGGTAGGTATTGTAAGCATGGGCTACGACGGAAATCCCTGTAACATGCATTTGAACGGCCTTGCGCAGCACGTAAAGGATGGGGTATGGCAACAGGGGCTTGTGGGGCTTACCTTTCACACCATTGGTGTAAGTGATGGTATGAGCAACGGTACCGACGGCATGCGGTATTCACTGGTGAGCCGTGATGTGATTGCTGATTCTATAGAAACCGTTTGTGGCGCACAGTATTATGATGCTTTGATCACCGTTCCGGGTTGCGATAAAAACATGCCCGGATCATTAATGGCCATGGGCCGCCTGAACCGGCCGGCCATCATGGTATATGGGGGAACGATTGCTCCGGGCCATTATAAAGGACAGGACCTGAATATTATTTCAGCCTTTGAAGCACTGGGACAAAAAATTGCGGGGCAACTGGATGAAGCCGATTTTAAGGCCATTGTTCAAAAAAGTTGCCCGGGCGCCGGGGCCTGCGGCGGCATGTACACCGCTAACACTATGGCTTCTGCCATTGAAGCGATGGGCATGAGCCTTCCCTACTCTAGCAGCAACCCCGCCCTGAGCGAAGAGAAAAAGAAAGAATGTGAAGACGCCGGTAGAGCGATCCGGCTGCTTTTGGAAAAAGATATTAAACCGCGCGATATCATGACCCGCCAGGCTTTTGAAAACGCCATGACGGTGATCATGGTACTGGGCGGCAGCACGAATGCAGTACTACATTTGCTGGCCATGGCCCGCAGCGTGGATATCCCCCTCACGCAGGATGATTTCCAGGCGGTAAGTGACCGCATTCCGGTGTTGGCTGATTTTAAACCCAGCGGGAAGTACCTGATGGAGGACCTCCATAAAAAAGGCGGCGTGCCGGCTGTAATGAAATATTTGTTGCAAAAAGGATTGATTGACGGCAGTTGCCTGACGGTTACCGGTAAAACCATTGCAGAAAACCTGGAAGCAGTGCCCGATCTGGATTTTGAAACACAGGACATCATTCATCCGCTGGAAAGTCCGCTGAAAGCAACGGGTCACCTGCAGATCCTTTATGGCAACCTGGCAGAAAAAGGAAGCGTGGCAAAGATCAGTGGCAAAGAAGGTGAAAAATTCACCGGACCTGCCCGTGTGTTTGATGGCGAAAAAAACCTGATCGCCGGTATCTCCAGCGGCAAGGTTAAAGCCGGGGATGTTGTCGTTATTAAAAATGAAGGCCCCAAAGGGGCGCCCGGCATGCCCGAAATGCTGAAGCCCACTTCCGCCATCATTGGCGCCGGCCTGGGCAAAAGCGTGGCATTGATCACCGATGGGCGCTTTAGCGGGGGCACGCACGGTTTTGTGGTGGGGCACATTAACCCCGAAGCTTACGAAGGCGGGTTAATTGGCTTTGTGCATGATGATGATGTTATCGAAATTGACGCTGTCAATAATACGATTACGCTAAAGGTATCTGATGAAGAAATTGCACAACGTAAGGCCGGTTGGACAAAGCCTCCGTTAAAAGTAAACAGGGGGATCCTGTACAAATATGCAAAACTCGTAAAAGATGCTTCTCAGGGATGTGTAACAGATGAGGACTAA
- a CDS encoding DinB family protein has translation MTKQYFKELAAFNEWANTLACGWIDQLTDEQWNRTVVSSFTSIRDTVLHMISAENAWVERFQKRSEVRWLQTAFEGSKAAHVALWKQTSAAFQTFIEGFDEALLYTPLDFKRQNGEAHSIPYYQLFAHVVNHATYHRGQLVTLLRQVGFTGVQSTDLMGFYRLAQQRTESSSE, from the coding sequence ATGACCAAGCAATATTTTAAAGAATTGGCGGCGTTTAATGAATGGGCCAATACCCTTGCCTGCGGCTGGATCGACCAATTGACCGACGAGCAATGGAACCGTACTGTTGTCAGCAGCTTTACCAGTATCCGGGATACGGTATTGCATATGATAAGCGCAGAAAATGCCTGGGTGGAGCGGTTTCAAAAGCGCTCTGAAGTCAGGTGGCTGCAAACGGCTTTTGAAGGAAGCAAAGCAGCGCATGTAGCGCTTTGGAAACAAACTTCGGCAGCGTTCCAAACATTTATTGAAGGGTTTGATGAAGCCTTATTATATACCCCGCTTGATTTTAAAAGACAGAACGGGGAAGCCCATTCCATACCCTACTATCAGCTCTTTGCGCATGTCGTCAACCACGCCACCTACCACAGGGGGCAATTGGTGACCCTGCTGCGGCAGGTTGGCTTTACCGGCGTTCAGTCAACGGACCTGATGGGTTTTTACCGGCTGGCCCAGCAGAGAACAGAAAGTTCAAGTGAGTGA
- a CDS encoding O-methyltransferase — MTDNIVKDIPARYAAIALKTKALGFDMPSDLQTGSLLKTLVASKPGGRILELGTGTGLGTSWILSGMDNRAQLITVENNGLLLAVAQEQLPDTRVQFVCADGYEWINSYKGESFDLIFADAMPGKYDLFEETVALLNPGGIYFIDDMLPQPNWPEGHAERVGDFIKMLEQRRDVILTKLAWSTGIIIAIKNKK; from the coding sequence ATGACGGATAATATAGTTAAAGATATCCCGGCTCGATATGCCGCAATAGCGCTCAAAACAAAAGCGTTGGGGTTTGATATGCCGTCTGATTTACAGACCGGGTCTTTACTAAAAACCCTGGTAGCATCGAAACCCGGGGGCCGCATCCTCGAACTGGGAACGGGAACCGGATTGGGCACTTCCTGGATCCTGAGCGGAATGGACAACAGGGCGCAGTTGATTACAGTTGAGAACAACGGCCTGCTGCTTGCCGTAGCACAGGAACAGTTACCCGACACCCGTGTACAATTTGTTTGCGCCGATGGTTATGAGTGGATCAACAGCTACAAAGGCGAATCATTCGACCTTATATTTGCCGATGCCATGCCTGGTAAATACGACCTGTTTGAAGAGACGGTTGCGTTATTGAACCCCGGCGGTATTTATTTTATTGATGATATGCTTCCGCAGCCCAACTGGCCGGAAGGGCATGCCGAACGAGTCGGGGATTTTATAAAAATGCTGGAGCAGCGCAGGGATGTTATCCTAACCAAACTAGCCTGGTCCACCGGAATCATCATCGCGATAAAAAATAAGAAATAA
- a CDS encoding DinB family protein: MYTLNIIDSIRKKAIRLVKETSLEDLNRIPEGFNNSMAWNFGHLIVSGYSLVFKVTGADTAFVIPLQDKYRKGTKPSAPTTQEELEELILLSDTFTQAVKDALDKKKFETVTPYTTDTFGVPVTTIDEMLATVAAHDTAHFQIIKDYKRILAA; the protein is encoded by the coding sequence ATGTACACATTAAATATTATAGATAGTATTCGAAAAAAAGCCATCCGCCTGGTGAAAGAAACCTCCCTGGAAGATTTAAACAGAATACCCGAAGGATTCAATAACAGTATGGCCTGGAATTTTGGCCACCTGATCGTAAGCGGTTACAGCCTGGTATTTAAGGTTACCGGTGCAGATACCGCCTTTGTAATTCCCCTGCAGGATAAATACAGGAAAGGCACCAAACCCTCAGCGCCTACCACACAGGAAGAGCTGGAGGAACTGATCCTTTTATCGGATACTTTTACCCAGGCAGTAAAAGATGCGCTTGATAAAAAAAAATTTGAAACGGTCACTCCGTATACTACTGACACGTTTGGGGTGCCGGTTACCACGATTGATGAAATGCTGGCAACGGTGGCCGCGCACGATACGGCACATTTCCAGATCATAAAAGATTATAAACGTATATTGGCAGCATAG
- the ilvN gene encoding acetolactate synthase small subunit, with protein sequence MKQQYTITVYAEDQIGLLARITIIFSRRKINIDALNTSSSEIPGIHRFNILIDETEEVVKKLCKQIEKQVEVLKAYYHLNDEIVWQELALYKVPTSQVTEKMNVERILREYGARVVSINTDYTVFECTGHREETDKLVKVFENYGLIEFVRGARVAIIKDSEGFHKKIKEFEAKQPGEEVIENEFLSQNATVFSM encoded by the coding sequence ATGAAACAGCAATATACGATCACCGTTTACGCAGAAGACCAGATTGGATTACTGGCCCGCATCACCATTATTTTTTCCAGAAGAAAAATAAATATCGATGCATTGAACACCTCTTCATCGGAGATACCGGGCATCCACCGGTTTAATATCCTTATTGATGAAACAGAAGAAGTGGTAAAGAAACTTTGCAAACAAATTGAAAAGCAGGTGGAGGTATTAAAAGCCTATTACCATCTTAATGATGAAATTGTGTGGCAGGAACTGGCATTATACAAAGTACCTACCAGCCAGGTTACCGAAAAAATGAACGTGGAGCGTATCCTGCGGGAATACGGAGCCCGCGTGGTTTCTATCAATACTGACTATACCGTATTTGAGTGCACCGGTCACCGGGAGGAGACCGACAAACTGGTGAAGGTATTTGAAAATTATGGCCTGATCGAATTTGTACGGGGCGCACGGGTAGCCATTATTAAAGACAGCGAAGGTTTCCATAAAAAAATAAAAGAGTTCGAGGCAAAGCAACCGGGGGAAGAAGTTATTGAGAACGAATTCCTGAGCCAGAACGCTACTGTATTCAGCATGTAA
- the ilvC gene encoding ketol-acid reductoisomerase has protein sequence MANYFNTLPLREQLNQLGVAEFMSNDEFADGVDALKGKKIVIVGAGAQGLNQGLNLRDSGLDVSYALRKEAIAEKRASWKNATDNNFIVGTYDELIPGADLVINLTPDKQHTSVVSAVMPLMKQGATLSYSHGFNIVEEGMQIRKDITVIMVAPKSPGSEVRAEYVRGFGVPTLIAVHPENDPEGKGFDQAKAYCVGTGGHRAGVLRSSFVAEVKSDLMGEQTILCGLLQTGSILSFDKMIEKGIDPGYASKLVQYGVEVVTEALKHGGVTGMMDRLSNPAKIKAFKISEELKKIMRPLFQKHQDDIMSGTFSRVMMEDWANGDANLLKWRAETGETAFEKTPAGDVKIGEQEYFDNYTLMVAFIKAGVELAFETMVEAGIKPESAYYESLHETPLIANTIARKKLFEMNRVISDTAEYGCYLFDQACKPLLADFMKTVDTDLVGKNYNAGKDGSVDNQELVEINEAIRNHPVEIVGRKLRKAMTAMKAIKTA, from the coding sequence ATGGCAAATTACTTTAACACACTACCGTTAAGAGAGCAATTAAATCAATTAGGCGTTGCTGAATTTATGAGCAATGACGAATTTGCTGACGGCGTGGATGCACTAAAAGGGAAAAAAATCGTAATCGTTGGTGCCGGCGCACAGGGCCTGAACCAGGGTTTAAACTTAAGAGATAGTGGTCTGGATGTTTCTTATGCCTTGCGTAAAGAAGCCATAGCAGAAAAAAGAGCCAGTTGGAAAAACGCAACCGACAACAATTTTATTGTAGGAACATACGATGAGCTGATCCCCGGTGCAGACCTGGTGATTAACCTGACCCCGGACAAACAACACACCAGTGTGGTAAGTGCCGTGATGCCATTGATGAAACAGGGCGCTACCCTTTCTTATTCTCACGGCTTCAACATTGTTGAAGAAGGCATGCAGATCCGCAAGGACATTACCGTGATCATGGTAGCACCCAAGAGCCCCGGCAGTGAAGTAAGAGCCGAATATGTACGCGGTTTTGGCGTTCCCACGCTGATTGCTGTGCACCCTGAAAACGATCCCGAAGGAAAAGGGTTTGATCAGGCAAAAGCGTATTGTGTAGGCACCGGTGGACACCGCGCAGGGGTATTACGATCTTCTTTTGTAGCAGAAGTAAAATCGGATCTGATGGGCGAGCAAACGATCTTATGCGGCCTGCTGCAAACCGGCTCCATCCTTTCTTTTGATAAAATGATCGAAAAAGGAATTGATCCGGGTTATGCTTCCAAGCTGGTACAATATGGTGTGGAAGTAGTGACCGAAGCCCTGAAACATGGCGGTGTTACCGGCATGATGGATCGCTTAAGCAATCCCGCAAAGATCAAAGCCTTCAAGATTTCAGAGGAACTGAAAAAAATTATGCGTCCGCTGTTCCAGAAACACCAGGATGACATCATGAGCGGCACTTTTAGCCGGGTAATGATGGAAGACTGGGCCAATGGCGATGCCAACTTATTAAAATGGCGTGCAGAGACCGGTGAAACCGCATTTGAAAAAACACCGGCCGGCGACGTAAAAATAGGCGAACAGGAATATTTTGACAATTACACGTTGATGGTAGCCTTTATTAAAGCAGGTGTGGAACTGGCTTTTGAAACGATGGTGGAAGCCGGTATCAAACCCGAATCTGCTTATTACGAGTCGCTGCACGAAACGCCTTTAATTGCCAATACCATTGCACGTAAAAAATTGTTTGAAATGAACCGCGTTATTTCCGACACTGCGGAATATGGGTGTTATTTGTTCGACCAGGCGTGCAAACCGCTGTTGGCCGATTTCATGAAAACCGTTGATACCGACCTGGTGGGTAAAAATTACAACGCAGGCAAAGACGGCTCCGTAGACAACCAGGAACTGGTGGAGATCAATGAGGCCATCCGCAACCACCCTGTAGAGATCGTAGGCCGGAAATTGCGCAAGGCAATGACCGCAATGAAAGCGATTAAAACCGCGTAA
- a CDS encoding glyoxalase superfamily protein: protein MKVEKVIPMLRIFDYDKAVEFYVDWLGFTINWEHRFEPNTPVYFEVERDGIVLHLSEHHGDGTPGSHVFIWCEGVAAYHEELINKNYKYNRPGLEKTFYEALSFIVNDPFNNRISFNERINDNKK from the coding sequence ATGAAAGTAGAAAAAGTAATCCCCATGTTGCGCATCTTCGACTACGATAAAGCCGTGGAGTTTTATGTAGACTGGCTGGGCTTTACCATCAACTGGGAGCACCGGTTTGAACCCAATACCCCCGTGTATTTTGAAGTGGAACGCGACGGCATTGTATTGCATTTAAGCGAGCATCATGGCGATGGGACCCCCGGTTCACATGTGTTTATATGGTGTGAAGGAGTGGCGGCCTATCATGAGGAACTGATCAATAAAAACTACAAATACAACCGGCCGGGACTGGAAAAAACCTTCTATGAAGCGCTCAGTTTTATTGTAAACGATCCTTTCAATAACCGGATCTCTTTCAACGAAAGAATCAATGACAACAAAAAATAG
- a CDS encoding isocitrate/isopropylmalate family dehydrogenase produces MKKRITIIEESGAAAEVMEQAVKILNAVGEQYDHHFEISRLAPDSPPSYFTSDDKSTIAQSDAVLFSSDTAAKAIKEAFQVFAIAQPVTVYHSLHHLSPLKNKYSDGVNLLIYQEPVAAADEKSRQRIAQSAFEQAAARKQKVTIVEPTNDGVTTAWQQITAAFQKTYSTIMVEQLSVEAAINKLLHHPADFDIIITDTAAGNYLFLQAAALSGTPAMIPSVLATETTSFFGPAFGCSTGAPGKSQANPVGSILSVAMMLNLFNMPEEAHIVRTAVNWTLLHGFVAKDIDIVNNYSTSTIGDLVSDFIRGSIPGFAKGENMALQKSTII; encoded by the coding sequence AAGAATCAGGAGCCGCCGCCGAAGTGATGGAGCAGGCGGTTAAAATCCTGAACGCTGTTGGTGAACAGTATGATCATCATTTTGAGATCAGCCGTTTGGCGCCGGATAGCCCGCCGTCCTATTTTACTTCGGACGACAAAAGCACCATTGCTCAAAGCGATGCAGTGCTGTTTTCGAGCGACACTGCTGCAAAAGCTATTAAAGAAGCTTTCCAGGTATTTGCCATTGCACAACCCGTTACGGTTTATCATTCCCTCCATCATTTGTCGCCTTTAAAAAACAAATACAGCGACGGTGTTAATTTATTGATCTACCAGGAGCCCGTAGCCGCGGCAGACGAAAAAAGCCGGCAGCGGATTGCCCAGTCGGCTTTTGAACAGGCAGCCGCCCGAAAGCAAAAAGTAACTATTGTTGAGCCCACAAATGACGGCGTCACAACTGCATGGCAGCAAATAACCGCTGCGTTCCAAAAGACCTATAGTACTATTATGGTGGAGCAGCTATCTGTAGAGGCCGCGATCAACAAGTTGTTACATCATCCGGCAGATTTTGATATTATCATTACCGATACTGCAGCGGGCAACTACCTGTTTCTCCAGGCAGCCGCCCTCTCCGGCACACCGGCAATGATCCCCAGTGTTTTGGCAACCGAAACCACTTCATTCTTTGGACCAGCCTTTGGTTGCAGCACCGGTGCGCCGGGAAAAAGCCAGGCCAATCCCGTTGGAAGCATCCTTTCTGTGGCTATGATGCTCAATCTTTTTAATATGCCCGAAGAAGCGCATATTGTGCGCACAGCAGTTAACTGGACGCTGCTGCATGGTTTTGTAGCAAAAGACATAGATATCGTAAATAATTATTCCACCAGTACCATCGGAGATCTGGTCAGCGATTTTATCCGGGGATCAATCCCTGGTTTTGCCAAGGGTGAAAATATGGCGTTACAAAAATCGACGATTATATAA